atccgccatgctgcttcaactcgccaatgactctgactctggtgtggggttggctgagttgtgttgatcctcgttgattcctgcggatccaccaaatgaaggaaaagaccattcttactgcgccagtttctcaaaatttccacatgctgcttgaactgggtggatgcttgttggagctttaacgagcatcgcctcgcaaacttctgaagttttgggtccttcctccacaaaatctgctcattgactcttctttcagttagttgtcacatccaagtaggttcgcatcacttccgctttcgattggcatttcattgggaaatgaagcggacaatctactctcagtagcactgatcaccgttggtgaggatttgacaactattgtcttccattatcttcgaagggtctttgaacttgtgcagagctcctctgctggatagataagagaactggggtactcggtttcgcccattctcttaagagttgagaaggcaaaggttacttgacttcgcccgcctcctcgaggttgtacttcatgcatcgagctggttactggccttcgcctgctctttgctcacacttctgaagcacttgaagtgttttcactccttgcgttgagttagctactgtgattcaccttctcaatgccattgaacttctggaatgcaggaagttttcaccccaacttggagtaattctctgatagatgaggtcgcctctaggattgtaccgtcttctccatcaaccctgccgcctactccactgagtagcaaaggtacagcaccacgtactgcctgcttcgttccttggtcgtgcactcttgcatgacccgaagtccttcacttacggctatcttgatgagaaacttgttgacaccggtcttacgaagtttcttggcctctgcccttcagccttgtctcggtacttggagattgcctctgcatgctccacctcctcggcccctttcacgaccaagcgctctccctccgtgagagcaagggatcaatgactttgacggaagtcccgcctctgcggtaccatggcgctgccatgcccatgaccctactatccgtcgcctcgcatctacatcccttttcttcacaatcagtagatatgccttcgtgacactcctctgagtccacctccattctcactgattgcttgattttgggtagctaagtccctctggacttgtcgtcgcttcctcgcccctttcgacctcctgcttcaacacctctgtgttctccaagcagtctgtttggtcgatggaaagacagactgcaactcccatgcatggcctctgccatcacattgtagggtttgcaccgattctgttctccttagcttccttggtagcaacgttcgcttactcgaccttgtcctctgacttgtcgggctcccttaagcgaatatgagctctggagcagtccaactctccagctgcttcgatcatacctctgcatgatcaagtccctctcatgggactcactggtacttgcattcgaacttttcccttggcggaacccagcccccatatgctgatgaccaaggttttcatccgatgcaaaattcggtgcacgcccggaagacccgcctctgcggtaccatggccttcactccttcaatccatagcccttcttgccgtcgtgttgttcaccaaagcggagctcccagtagctcccgatcatacctccatatgatctagtccctcccgggactcactggtacttgcattcgaacttttcccctagtggaacacagcccccatatgctgatgaccaaggttttcgtccgatgcaaaattcgatgcacgcacggaagacccgcctctgcggtaccatggccttcactccttgaatccatagcccttcttgccgtcgtgttgttcaccgaagtggagctcccagtagctcccgatcatacctccatatgatctagtccctcccgggactctgtcgtgtgtatcgcattgccacgaactgtcccaccacgatccgctgcaccatgtcgcctcctggtgacatctccattgcattctgatccttgtggaataaactcgaattgtgaaccctccatgtgtggcctctgccaatacatcgcagggtctcctccaccttcgattttgttcgctcctttggcaatcgaccttcatccacccactcttgggtcacacctagatgaagcaccgctctaggacaatccgtcgcctagtagctcccgaagtccaccgacttcactgtaatttgtgcaccattgtctggatcctgggcctctgcccctaccaacacaatctccgctgcccactgcttccttcatggcaactttgaatggcaacactgtggcatattcttcaagagtacccgcctctgcgtcctcttgccccgtgctaaggccttctgaacccaacttcgcctccgcaaattgagtcgccttagttcctccatcaaatgctcctccgagataaggtgcatgtgcctagaagctcccttcgtctttggcaccatgcaagatgagtccgctccgtcagaatgaaggacccatggaacaacatgatcctactcttgcctctgcaagagttcatgtctttgacctatgtctaaggaaagcactgtgcttctgctccatgttccaacttctctgctggctcccttcatgcggcttgggtacttcaccaagttacgcccaagttgctccgctcctcgttttcgcattgagtcgatggtggccctcgtgcccaccattccacaggtcagccctcccttgagtccgatctccacatcgactccaagtgtgccttcatttaagttgcttcaggtcgctcccccacttgatctcgcaatgcatccaccaatgcattctctcgagcgagatcatgcgacaactcatcgccgcttgctcagtccatcgagcttcgtggagttgttgtttgtgaggtactcctcctcaacatgtgaggtctgtctcacatgattctccctctggagagccgggacttatccctcctggataactatcccgttggagcaacatctctcttcatttcggagaccaccatccccttggactactccgatctgctgaacaaactgtgcattgttctgcctcctgcaaacacacttgctagattgcgactccacgtcaatacagcccccaccgcacccctcaaggcctagcaacatgctgaactcattgcacacttcagcctcctacggacgtatccttcgcttgccaaagagaaagtttcaatgctccatggcgccgagtttcggtcgccttgggatggccatgaacattccgtcgtccgcatacaagcccatgcatgagtaccaaattcttcgagttagcaattcccctcacctctgtgacctttgcataactcttttggtcgttgcgcaactcattccaccttgcatggtctcattcttgccaagcgcctcgcttgcctagagcaccatcaagtatagttgtcaacgttgagccgtagctcaaactcagccatcccaacctttgtgcgctccaaattcttccaagcttgcctgttctcgtggtgcctcttgcgcgaagggttggccattcctctgaatgccaatttcagatgcccgctcctctgagcgactcttttccctacatctccatgcccgttttccctcaaacggtcgcgcgttgctgactgccctcaacgcagccccgctaggtcccccacgtttgcatgtcaagtgtttctatgagtgcttgtcccgctctgataccatatgacatggacttagctggttttgcctaagtcgtgcggcaccattgcgcgtccgtccgcaaaggtcagcctccccgaagcctcccattgtcccttaggaccaacaaaagagagaacgggttaaagagaacgcctcaaacgggatccacaagcaaacatgtccgaaaaacacttcatagacaaagcaaattacaaacagacttcacaagctctgaacagtggcacaacaaagggtaaaatggtccattacagaccgaaaagctctcgcacgtgtctacatgacacaacctttatttacaagcctaaagaggccaccaacccaactaaaatgagattattaagccttcggccgcccctttacattctgtacaaggcatgaacatgccaaacgacacggacatacataagcattacatcaaacaccttgtttagaagtttgtccgtgacactgcggcagttcggttccccacgcaacgtcaatggcgatgtcagacgccattagaggtacgatcctgccccccGTAGGCAGGCACGTCAGGTAACATTAAAttgtcctataaatacccccgagtgctAAACAGAAGGGGGGAGACTTCTTCATTGAAAAAGACtccttccacatcatctaacttgatcatcggaggggtcgggccgagctttcgacccgacctgtgtgcaggtacaaggGCGAGGTTGCATCTTCCCAGCGCCGCGGAAAAACTTTACTCCCTACGCAACGTCCCGCCCGGACCATCGTAACCGGCCACCTCGACTGTCCCGAGGAACGCCGTGCAAGATCCCTGCGTATTCGGAcctgaaccaagccgcgtcgaccccgaggccacgacataaAGTTGCTTACACCAACAATATTAAACCACATACCTAATAATTTCTCAATAGAAGTAAGTAAACAtggatccatccatccatccatcaattTCTTTTGGAGCTTTTGATTCCTTGGATGATAGTTTTGCTGGGACCCACCCTTCACTGTTTTTGTCTGGGTACGGAGATAGTTTTGTTTGCTTTCGAGTCCTTATACCCTCAGTAATGAACATTACATCCATCGGTTCATCTTGAATTATAACCACGACGAGTTGTCCTTCGAACTCATGCTTAAGAAAGATTATGAGGTTCTTCAAGACGGAATCATCCGTCATCGAGGACAAAAGAAAACAAACGCTATGTGTTGTGTGGTGATCATCAATGCTTTACACAAAGATATTAGATATTAGATGCCGGTGTAGAGCATCCAATTAAAGGGAGGGGTTTACTGTTGCATATGTCATTGCAATCAAATCATGTTTGAAGTTGATTAATGTTTGGCTTACTTATATCCAATCGAATGATTCTTTTGACTAACCATTAACCCCCTTCATACTCGTAGGAGGTGGTGGCCAACCCAGCGGCACAATTTCCCCACGAGAATACCATCCACCCGTTCGGTCCGGTTTCTCTTGGGGTCCACTCGGCATTGGACCTTCCGTCGCTTCCATGGCGGAATACTGCGAGTCTCGCGCATGCGTCGGTAGACACGTCACGTGGGATTCCACTGTCCCGTGACACGACCCTATATCCTCGTCCCGCATTTcttttaattatcttttcttttcttatccACATGATGCCCATCAGACGGCTAGAATTCCTTGTTAAATCTCGTGCGGCGAGCGACCACGTCAAGCTATTTGAGGGCCTCATTCGTTGTTCGTGTCAGGAAGCCTCCGTACTGACGCTCCGTGCGAGGGAGATCACTTGACGTGGCACCGTTAAGACCCTCTGATCCGTGGTGCGCGCTTGGTCCCGTGTGCCGCGATGGCACCGGAATATCCTATATCATCGGCACAGCTGCTTCCCACCCCAGTGCAAGAAGgacgcaagagagagagagagagagagagagagagagaggcaccagCGGTTGCTCCCCCAAACTCCCCTGCAGCGAAGCGAAGACCGTGAAGCGCTGTCGCTTTACATGGACGGATCTGGaggagcggcggcggtggagggggACCTGGAGGCGGCGGAGAAGCTGATCATGCGGTGGGACTCCACGGCGTCTTCCGCCGGGGACGAGCGGATGCTATTCGATGGTGGGGACCGCTCGGACGCCGAAAGGTTCCTCCGTGCCGTCGACGAGATCCGCCGTTCGATCAGGGAACCGATCGCCACCGGTAGCCCCCGGCGGTTGTCCTCATCCGCGTTCCACTCCTCCTCGGAGAACGCGATCCAGATCGCCATGGCCCGACTCGAGGACGAGTTCCGCAACCTGCTTCTGACGCGGCCTAATGAGATCGAAGTCGATGAGCTCGTCGATCTGAGCACGCTATCCATGAAGAGCTCCGCGTCCGGGGAGGGATCCGGTGATCTGTCAGATGCCGAGGGAGGCGGCGGTGTCGACGGCGGGGAGGAGCATGCCTTCTTGTCTGAGACGGTGGAGggaagcagcagcagtagcagaatCAGGCGGAGCAGCATGCGGTCGACGAGGAGCATCCGGGAGATCGATCTGCTGCCGTCTGACGCGGTCGATGACCTCCGGAGTATCGCCGAGCGGATGATCGCCGCCGGGTACGGCCGGGAGTGTGTCCAGGTGTACGCCGGCGCCCGGAAGGCGGCAGTGGACGTGTGCCTACGCCAGCTCGGGGTGGAGAAGCATAGCATCGGCGAGGTCCAGCGTCTCGAGTGGGACGCCCTGGAGGCTAAGATCCGGCGCTGGATCCGCGCCGCCAAGATCTGCGTCCGCATCGTTTTTTCCAGCGAGCGCCGTCTTTGCGAGCGTGTCTTTGACGGCCTCGGCATCATTGACGATGCCCCTTTCACTGAGACAGTCAGGGGCGCGGCCATCCAGCTCTTTGGATTCGCCGAGGCCATCAGCATCGGCCGCCGGTCACCAGAGAAGCTCTTCAAGATCCTCGACCTCCATGACACCATCTCCGACCTCCTCCCGGACATCGCCGCCGTATTCCTATCCAAGTCTGCCGAGTCCATCTACACCCAGGCCGCCGAGATTCTCTCCCGGCTCGCCGAGGCCGTCCGAGGCATTCTCTCGGAATTCGAGAACGCA
This genomic stretch from Musa acuminata AAA Group cultivar baxijiao chromosome BXJ3-9, Cavendish_Baxijiao_AAA, whole genome shotgun sequence harbors:
- the LOC103997924 gene encoding exocyst complex component EXO70A1 → MDGSGGAAAVEGDLEAAEKLIMRWDSTASSAGDERMLFDGGDRSDAERFLRAVDEIRRSIREPIATGSPRRLSSSAFHSSSENAIQIAMARLEDEFRNLLLTRPNEIEVDELVDLSTLSMKSSASGEGSGDLSDAEGGGGVDGGEEHAFLSETVEGSSSSSRIRRSSMRSTRSIREIDLLPSDAVDDLRSIAERMIAAGYGRECVQVYAGARKAAVDVCLRQLGVEKHSIGEVQRLEWDALEAKIRRWIRAAKICVRIVFSSERRLCERVFDGLGIIDDAPFTETVRGAAIQLFGFAEAISIGRRSPEKLFKILDLHDTISDLLPDIAAVFLSKSAESIYTQAAEILSRLAEAVRGILSEFENAVLRDPPKTAVPGGTIHPLTRYVMNYISLISDYKPTLIELIITRPSASSRFSGDDQAAVGATPPEIEFPEAENQTPLAAHLIWIIVVLAHNLENKANLYKDTALAHLFLMNNVHYIVHKMKGSPELREMIGDEYLRKLTGKFRLSATSYQRATWVRILHCLRDEGIHVSGSFSSGVSKSMLRERFRAFNAAFEEAHKTQAIWFVPDTQLREELRISISEKLLPAYRSFLGRFRQHIESGRHPEMYIKYSVEDLEISLSDFFEGCPPSLNNRRRSH